The Deltaproteobacteria bacterium region GCTCCCCAGTTGCTGGACCGCGCGTACCGGACGCGGGACGACGCCGTGCCGAAGACCTCGAGCCAGACGGCGTGCAAGGTGTCGCCGTCGGCGGAGGCCACCACCGGGAACGCGTGGGTGGTATCGGCGGAACTCGGCGGAGAGACCGGCACGTTGGTGAAGGTGACGGCGCCGTCCAGGGAGCGTGCGAAGTTGATGCCTCCGGTGGAGGTGAAGTAGATGAGGCCGACGCGATCGCCGGAGCCAAGCGGCTGCGTGCCGGGCTCGGCGATGAGGGTGCCCGGCGGGCACACGCAGCCCGTCTGATCGGCGGGCGTTGCCGCAATCGTGGACTGCGAGTAGACGAGCCCGTCGGTGGGCGCCTCCGATTTGGAGACCACGAGGCCGGAGGGGATCTGATGAGTCGCATGATAGACATTCCCGCCGCCGGCGGTCGCCACCCACTGGCGGTCCTGCACGACCATGCCCTGGACCGGGTTTGCGACCCAGGTGTCCCCGCGGTCCATGGACCGGGACACGGTGGCGCTCCCGAGCCAGAGGTCGGTCATGTAGACCGTACCCGTCACCGGGTCGATGGACAGGTCGGAGTCGCCGCCGCCGGGCAGGTTGGTGCGAGCTCCGGGCGGGGTCTCCACCCAGTTAGCGCCGCCATCGTCCGAGCGGAACACGAGGCTGGGCGAGCCCGACGGGTTCAGGCCGGT contains the following coding sequences:
- a CDS encoding exo-alpha-sialidase yields the protein MKNRLSPLALAVGLMVAPAARGAGGFGAPVVVTGIDTGEPGIDVASDGTIYVNAPTGLNPSGSPSLVFRSDDGGANWVETPPGARTNLPGGGDSDLSIDPVTGTVYMTDLWLGSATVSRSMDRGDTWVANPVQGMVVQDRQWVATAGGGNVYHATHQIPSGLVVSKSEAPTDGLVYSQSTIAATPADQTGCVCPPGTLIAEPGTQPLGSGDRVGLIYFTSTGGINFARSLDGAVTFTNVPVSPPSSADTTHAFPVVASADGDTLHAVWLEVFGTASSRVRYARSSNWGASWTKPATLVGSGTSVYPWVAARGDKVSVTVYHTDASGTPDTVDQKSQWFEAYLESTNGGSSFTALAVIDPLPVKSGPICTEGTDCNANRELLDFQSVTIDGAGRANATWTRSIDGVSDTEIRFARQ